Proteins co-encoded in one Candidatus Thiodictyon syntrophicum genomic window:
- a CDS encoding PilZ domain-containing protein: protein MSTPLTPSGIATGVPGGAIGGQQRILSFAIKDKAALYASFMPFIRNGGLFIPTTKRYQLGDEIFLLLQLMDEPDRIPVAGKVIWVTPPGAEGNRAVGVGVQFSEQDKGVARRKIEEYLVGVLSSERPTHTM, encoded by the coding sequence ATGAGTACCCCCCTTACTCCGAGCGGGATCGCGACGGGCGTCCCGGGCGGCGCGATCGGCGGCCAGCAGCGCATACTGAGCTTCGCGATCAAGGACAAGGCCGCCCTCTATGCCTCCTTCATGCCCTTTATCCGCAACGGCGGACTCTTCATCCCGACCACCAAGCGCTACCAATTGGGCGATGAGATCTTCCTGCTGCTGCAGTTGATGGACGAACCCGACCGTATCCCGGTGGCCGGCAAGGTGATCTGGGTCACCCCACCCGGCGCCGAGGGCAACCGGGCGGTTGGGGTCGGGGTCCAGTTCAGCGAGCAGGACAAGGGCGTGGCCCGCCGCAAGATCGAGGAGTATCTGGTCGGTGTCCTGAGTTCCGAGCGGCCGACGCATACCATGTAG